TTGACTCTGGCTCgctttctgtgatattagttcaaacTAGGACTCCTGCCAGTTTGACCTGTTTCGAGATGGAGAtttggtgttgttatttttcatatttgttgtCACTTTCGCTCCTGACAGTTAGAATGGAGGTTAGTTTATCAGAGTGTGTTTGGCCTGTTTGAGGAACTTGGTGTCATCTagagggattttcttcacttggagcAGTAACAGTGGGGGTTTAAGTGGaggaataatcaatataatcaataatgaaaaacctgtcctgtgtgaggagtgtatgtggctggctgacacagaagtagcccCAACCAGACCCCACCATGCCTGTCAGAAAGAAAGCCGCTTTCATCtcacataattatttatttttcacaattgagcacatgcttcttaacctttttttgtctaaactaaatataaattaaatttataaagaaatgatatgaaacactctattattgatggccattatcaaagtcaaactctgtAGAAAGATAGGGCTGGCAGTAGCAGTGCCCCAGCAGCAacgctgtctgtgtggacactaCAGGTGAGCAAGACACAGCAGTTCAGTGATGCACATGCACTGCTTAGGTAGAGGTAggcagtgtgtcccaggcgttagCAAGCTGTAAGATGTCAGAAAGTACACTTTATCTATTTATTACACCATCTGACAACTTTACACCAAGCATGAACAGACAAGAACACAAGCactcttaaaaagaaaatcctttacagtaaaaaagaagaaagataacAAAGTAAATCCAAAAAGCTTTTAAGTCTTAAACTGGCTGCAGTGAAGAACTTTGGTGCCTAGATTTGGTGCCAGTGATGCATTTCAAATTTGAGATTGCGTGACACATTTCTTTGGCTCAACCAATCAGCTCACAAAAACTGAATGTAACAGCCTGCTGAAGCATGATGAAACAAGGCATGTTGAAGTATTTGAATtcatatataattttttttttttttactaatgtCTAAACTATATAATCTGCACCATGAATTTGAGGGTTTCATTTGAAAGTATTACAAAAGAATCTCGAAATTAGTGATTTTCTCTAAAAAAGGGAAAGCTGCTACCTTagctacagtaacataatgcaGTAGTAtgattactgtgattttctacagtaatataatgattactgtgattttctacagtcaCATAATGGTTACTGCAGTAGTATGAATATTACAGAGATATTCTACAGTAACAATGTTTTCTGTGGTAGTATGaatatttctgtgattttctacaatagtataatggttactgtgattttctacaatagtataatggttactgtgattttctacaataGTATGATGTTTACtatgattttctacagtaataTAATGTTTACTTggattttctacagtagtatGTTCACTGCTGTGACTTTTACAATAACATGCTGATTCCTGTTTTTAGGCCTAATACACAGTACTATACTGTCAATATATTCACAGTAATTAactgtgcagaaacacagtaaattactgtggattttttacagtgtgtaaCCACTATAGACCTAACCACAACCCATGCCTTAACCTTTAAATGTCTTCTCCTGAATGTAATGCTTAGCTTTTTATCCCTAGATGTTTTTTAATCCCATAATGTGACTGTATTAACAGATTTTCTCTCCTCACAGTGttattaatacacacacacacacacacacacacacacacgttcattGAGACTGTGTTTGTACTTGTTCTGACAAAGAGGGGTTGTGTGTGGAGGAGACACTGACATACcagagaaagcagaaaaaacaaccaCTCCAAGGAGCAAGCAGAtggacaaacagacacacattgtGCTGGTTGGTGGTTATCATGGCTTTATTGGAAGATAGCAAAACTGCTGGTATGGATTAACTACCTCTGCATTATACTACATTTGCCCTGAACTGAAAACGTCCTTtttggctctgtttttttttctttgttttttttgttgttcttggAGAAAGAAACTgtcttttaagtgtttttagagGAGCCGCGTGAGCTTTCACTCAAACTTTCTGCTCATTTGGAATGCTGAACTGGATTGTTCATAATGTCCTGGTATGACATTATAGTTAAAAAATTGGGCTTCCCTACCATTGAGTTGTTTGTCAAGGTAAGAGATATGGTAAATTTCTGAAAATCCTTTATTATATtcacagtaatgtttttttctttgtggcaGCTATGTTTAACATATAGTTAttttccctctgtgatgtatCTATGTACCCTGTCACCTCCAGGGTCACATTAAGTACAGTACACACAGCAGACTATACATGGCAGCTTCAATAGCTGTACAGAGCCCCAGAAACCTGCCAGGTTACCAGAAACCAACCAGTGCCCAGGTTTTACATTTCTTAGCTTGagataatttaaaaatacaacttGATTTAGCAATACTTACCATGATAGcaatataaactgaaataactGTCTGAAACTCAAATTGTGAGACAGGTGAACTTCGATTTTACAAGACAGGTTCAGAACAGAAGTCAGTACTTGTCATAGTCACTACTTCTGTCCACCCCATGACtgcaagtccaatattcactcaccttttagctctgttttggtttccaccaatTCTTGAGGTAAGTATCTCACTCATTAgctactaaatgctccactgtctTCACTAGCGAGTCACTAACTTAATCTGTGCTGTTTAGTGTTGGGCAGCTGGTGTACAGTAGGTTTATCAGGACTCTGTCACTGAAAAGTAGTTTGATTTTAGCACTGAATGCATCCTACAGTAAGACAAATTAGTCAAGGTGCAGTTGCCAGGATGCAGTGACCTTGACAGCAGATATGAtcaaactgctgcttttctggAGAGCAGACACACATTGACGCTGGGAGATAAGGAGTGCAGGTTGTTGCCTTTCATACTCTGGAAACAGGCCCCACTACCTTAGACCTTAGCTAATGTTAGATAACTGGGAACACCGAatgctgcacacttgggctaatgttagctactttagctaaattgtgctaacagggtaggtatcataatcaagtaacattaaacttagtgaaaaaTTGCAACAATAGTACGACTCAGTGCGAGTATTggagctggggagagcagcaggtgagcctgCTGTCAaccacagctgtcaatcaatctgtcaatcttcaaatcttattaacgcAGCAATAACTTCCAAATGACGATGATGAGCACATcgttgtcatttgtcatttgagGGCCTGAATTgagcgattgagaccataatgacttgttgaaaaaatgattttcttagTATTTTTAGAGATAAGTTGAGGcattttgaatgggagtctattGGAGACAGCATCATGTGGCCATCAATTGCATTGCATTTTAAGCTATTTCCGCATTGGCTTGGTGTTTCATATGCTGCCAGTGTATGTTGCTATTGAGAcagaaacataaatgtaaatgtgccctaaaaccaaaataatgggCTATAAATAATATAGGCCAAAGAGCTATGTGGAGTTGacagaactgcagagttggtgatttTATCCACAgctaatatgaaaatattgattaatggaTGATAAAACTGGTGACTTTGACCACTCTAGAATAGGATGTAAAACTGGGATTTATGTGAAAAACAATGTTtggcattaaaataaaatagtggTGAGAGCTATTCTGTGGTAAGCCCATCATTATTCTTAATATGTATTGTGTTCACTGtgttcattgtgtttttctcccttTATTTGGCCAATTTATTACAGCACTGAAAGTGTTGTTTTAAGTGCTGATGGATCCTCAAGGAATTAAATGACTTGCAGGACTTTGCTTTTAGGTTTATATACAGATAAAATCccataaatatactgtaatgtgCATTATGAATGACCTATTCTCACTTTGGCACTGACACCTACTGAGACTTTAAAGTTGATATAAATCATTCCCTCATttctatatttgtgtgtgtatgttttctttgtgcatgcatgcatgcctgtgtgtgtaggCGGGAAGTGATGGGGAGAGCATTGGTAACTGTCCATTCTCTCAGAGACTCTTTATGATCCTGTGGCTTAAAGGAGTCATCTTCAATGTCACCACCGTCGACCTCAAGCGGTAATATTCTGTGAACTCACACATGCATATTCACCTGTGTGAAGATACAGTCTTTGTGAGTgtctaaatgtttctttttgtgttgtCAGGAAGCCTGCTGACCTGCAGGACCTTGCTCCAGGAACCAACCCTCCTTTTGTGACCTTTAATGGCGAAGTCAAGGTCGACGTCAACAAGATAGAGGAGTTCCTGGAGGAGAAACTGACCCCACCACGgtacacaagcacacatttaCTGGAATATTGCTGGCCAGAGAGGACTTTGTTAATTAATCAAGGTTACACAAGTAAATAATAGGGTTGTGGCACCCTTTTTAAAGAGATATGATATAGTTGAATTGCTTTATCTCATAACAAGTAGGGTTGGGGTTATTAGTAGCAAAGATGGATGAGAGGCTCTCACCATAAAGGCAGTGGCTGATTGGATGAATATCAAACAGTATGTGTAGCACTGATATGTGAGTGAGTAAATGATGcacaatgtgaaataaataatgaatgttCTGACCATTGGATATTCTGGAGAAAGAATTAATTTCACATTGTCTCTATTGTTTAAAATGAATGTCAAAATATATGAGCATCAtttggagaaaataaaacagtataCGGGTTTACACAGTTGACTTCCCTAATGTGTCTTTTAACACCAGTTACCCAAGATTGGCTCCTAGACATCATGAAGCCAACACAGCTGGCATTGATGTCTTTGCCAAGTTCTCAGCTTACATCAAGAACCCAAGGAAAGACACCAACGATGGtaagagacagatggagagaaggaTGGCTTCAGTTCATTTAACCCAGAAGTATTTTTGTTAAAGttgcataaataaatatttgagtGTTTCTCATGTTGATGAACCCACAGTGAATTATCACTAAGTCTGTTAActcagttcccctcagctctacagaggtttttagcttattttagctcattgttttggtcgTATGGCCCGCAACCTCTGCTTTCATCAACCTTGTGTCCAGCAGTggaaggcagctgttttcagtgagcAAGACTATGGGCCCTATCTTACGCTCTGTGCAAAGCAGTGCCAAGCGCGAtgcaagtgtctttgttattttaagacagatgcagttgtcattttcctgtcAAGCGTccacgttgtttaaatagcaaatgcacttgcgcccatCAGAGCGTCCATGGGttgtgttggtcttaaaatgaggtgtggtcaggcgcattgttggcacattgctatcttgaggcagcagagagtgattgcgctattgaccaacaaaaacctggtctgaggTGTGgcacagtgtttcactgttattttaagggcgcatTATCAAGATAGTAATATGCGCCTACATAAGCGGGTGCACAATATACACCCTGcttgttaaacacacacatggccgcgcagcagcacacaaacatgcaaaagatgacaaataaaaggattacaatgtgaaagattattattgtataCATCGAcatatgttaaaaaatacatgtcataatgcttagtcataatatttatcagaattaactaatcgcagtaatgatggataacattgtctaattatttgaccaaatcgtggcaatacatgtaggtatttaaacagatagacaacaacggatcagacacagatcgactttcctgctgcatcaatacatgatgacatgaggaacacatgaggaaataaatgaggtacTTTCACATACTTTCAGCagttaaaaccctgctgattttagctgttactccatgactgaacaaatcGATTTTTAtagaaaccaaagctgtaattaaaaaataaaccttttcaaaaatcaaatgaaaataaaattgcaacaaattaatgaacaggaccttaaactggtggtctggggctggCCACAGGAGagtccaggagcagcaggggacATTGTGCTCATTATGTATCATGCgcagatctgtttcctctgcagagaagtgtCCCTTCTTcctacttggcaaatgcgccatcataatagcaatccgccaaggtgcGAGCACACAGTGCTTTTAAAAGGGCATAGGAGATGAcattctgattggtttattgcatgtttatgcccaaaacacacccatgattaattaggagactatgaACAACCCCTTTGAACAGCAACCATTTTTCCAACGGtgaaatagcaaaagtggatttggacacaccctaaatgcacttgccCCATTCACTTCAGACTGTGCGCTTTAGATTGTTAAAAGAGGGCCTTAAGAGTGTACAGCCATGCTAGGAATTAAATGCTAATGCCAGCATGCAACATAATGATGAGTGGAAGGTATTTACCTTGTCAACCATCTTAggttagcatttagcagctggaagacagccagatatttttctaagGAGTTGGggaacaaaacagagctaaaaggagagtgaatattggacttacattggACTTCATCggatggacacaaacacaattccAAGTTTATGCtagtgttgctctgtgtctgcgcgatgtgtaaataggaaactgtttgctaacagggTCGCCATTTCAGCTTTATATGGtgataatatatcaatattgtgTTTACGGTCGGTTGCCCTGGCCCTAAATGGCCAAAAAgttattgcagctctaatgatTAGATAGCTTGGGTGTGGTTGAAGACTTGAGACTTTTACTCATGTTGGACTAGAGTCACAAAAATAAGGACTTGTGACTCGACTTGGACTCTGCTGTGAGACTCAACTTACTTGAGACTTGAAAGCCTAAAGAATTGAAAATTGCTTTTGGAGCGCTGCTTGGTAATTAATAACGTAGTGGGGATACGCGCAACATCTCTATAACGCATACCTGCTTTCAGTTATAGCTGCTGGCACCAGAATAAAATTGAGACTCTAAAAGAAGAAAACTCTAAAATTCAGATGAGATAAGCCTTTCATAAAGAAATTTGTCTATCTCTACAAATAAATGAGTAGCTCAAAAGTTTTTCGTTCTTTCCAGTTTATCACCTCTCTGTAGCCgtgttctgatacacaaatcacTTATATTAAATGTCTGCTAATTCCTGCTTTTAGCTAATAAAAGagctcttttttgtttttgtctactGCAGTAATTATTAGAATTAACAGATTTTTCATGCCATTTGGCCTGTTTtaaacatgacaacaaaggGTGCCTAGTGTATGGATGGACCGTGTATGAAacactagagggcttttaatttgtacGTCACCTGGTAACCATGGACATGGGCAGCACTTTCAAGATAGTAAGATGCTTTTAtgtaagtttaagtttatttatttgtatagcacttttcatccAGTAGTTGTAACTCAAAGTGCTGTACACATAAGACTATAATACTAAAAGACTATGGTGCTGTTGTAAGAAGGGTTGAGTTAAGATTTAGGCTATTTTTATAGTATAGTTTATTATTGTAAGTTATTCCACTTACCTACAACCcagaaaatagttttaatgcagtaattatcaaattaatcattaatactAAGAATGACCCcaatacagtgtgtttcatgtgtgtaaagtttgcatttgaaaatgggtttgttatattgcttttatttcatttaccatgaacacagaagtgctttattttgaaaagacacTAGACGCATGTAATGTGCAGAAACTGACAGTAAGTTACAGTGGCGACAGGCACAGGTCATCTCTTCTCAAATAGGTGATAAACTGACTGCATATcgggaatctaaatggttactttctaaaaaactttataaagtgacatattaacagtcctacagcaaaaattacaacaaaaattacaacagcttaatCTCTGCCATTTCTGTTGGTTGGTATGTAATGTCTTCTGGGATACTTAGCTTCAGCGGCCTTCGGCCTGCTCCGGCCACCTTtggccaaccaatggtgtaacttcatcactcagtcagccagtcagtcagtgactctGTGACAGATAGATGTGGTTATAGGTCTGGCCCTGCTGttgtggtccagccaaaaaatatctaaaaagaGTGCCCCGGTGGCCTACTGTGGCACATGCCACACAACTGCAATGTCCACAGTTCAACTCCCAGCCAGtggacccttgttgcatgtcatacccctttctgtcttgtgtttcatgtctctctctgtacTGACTGTcaaaatagaatagaatttaaaagaaataaatacatttttaaaaaagtttttgtaAGCTCTTACAGCTTAATGACAAATCATCTTAGCTGCTGAAAAGATGTGTCTAAAAAGATTCATGCGTCTTGTAAAGACAGCCAGGACACTGCACTTCATATCATCCTCAGAGCCAGTCTAACTGATAAATAATATTGATACAAGTTGAAACTTGTTAGTTAAGCTGAATACAGCACAGTGTCTGTATGTGCATTTTATGcattattttataaatctttatccttctgacatttaaaattaacACCATGTGTTTGGGTCATTGGTAGATCATCAAAAATCACTGCTATCATCAAAAATACAAAGttgtttcaacatgaaaataTGAGTGACCACTGCCTTAAAGTTTTACTGAACCATTACTGAGTAGTAGGTATAATGTTAAACGTGCTGAGTCAATTGaactaaaaaaataacttaaaattaAGTTCAGTCAACAATTTGTACAACAAATTTGCCTAATCATCATAGCACTTGTCTACCTTTTAGAAGTGACATTCAGGTTCAGCACTAATCCCTGTTTTAATGTGAGCAAGCAAGGATGTGTtgagatgaaaagtcaggagcAATAATAGcagacaaatgaaaatgttccaaacagaaagaaactcCATGAGGCTTTCTGCACCATTAAACATATTTGAACCTTCATTTTAAGAGTTCTCACTGAATGATACACATGGGCAATACATTGTT
This DNA window, taken from Thunnus albacares chromosome 24, fThuAlb1.1, whole genome shotgun sequence, encodes the following:
- the LOC122976516 gene encoding chloride intracellular channel protein 5 isoform X1, with the protein product MSWYDIIVKKLGFPTIELFVKAGSDGESIGNCPFSQRLFMILWLKGVIFNVTTVDLKRKPADLQDLAPGTNPPFVTFNGEVKVDVNKIEEFLEEKLTPPRYPRLAPRHHEANTAGIDVFAKFSAYIKNPRKDTNDALEKALLKSLRRLDDFLRTPLPEEIDADASGDLPESSRSFLDGPELSLADCNLLPKLHILKVVAQKYRGFEIPAEMTGVWRYLNCAYQREEFTSTCPAEREIEFAYLDVAKRIK